The Bacteroidota bacterium genome contains the following window.
GGCGAAGTGCACTGCCATTCCAGAGTCGCGCCACCCCAAGGGTTTGGTGGAGCCTTCTTGCCAGCCATCATGGAGTGAATGAATACTCCCAAGGCGACGAACAGACCAAAGCCAAGCAGGAAGGCACCGTAGGATGACATCTGGTGCAATTCTTGGAACTCGGCCACGTATTGTGCGTAACGACGAGGCATACCGCGACTGCCCAAGACAAATTGAGGCAGGAAGGTGAGGTTGAAGCCCAGGAATACCAGCAGGCAAGAAACCTTACCCCAAGTCTCACTGAACATCTTGCCCGTCATCTTTGGCCACCAGTAGTGCAGCGCACCAATAGCAGCGATCACCGTACCGCCCATCATCACGTAGTGGAAGTGGCTTACAACGAAGTAGGTATCGTGCAGGTGAATATCAATGGCCAGTACACCCAGCATGATGCCTGTCAGGCCACCAATGGTAAACAGGAAGAGGAAGGACAGGGCATATAAAAACGGGGTTTGAAGCCATATGGAGCCTTTATACATGGTCACCACCCAGTTACACACCTTCACCCCGGTTGGTATACCAATCAGGTAGGTGATGAGGGAGAACACGATAGAGGATACTGCAGACTGGCCAGATACAAACATGTGGTGTCCCCATACGAGGAAACCGAGGAATGCAATGGCAACAGAGGAGAGGGCGACAAACTTGTACCCGTTGATTGGCTGCCGTACAAACGGTGCAATCAGCTCTGAAACCACGCCAAACGCCGGCAGAATCATGATGTATACAGCGGGGTGCGAATAGAACCAGAAAAAGTGCTGGTACAGAATCGGATCACCGCCCAGTGCCGGATCAAAGATGCCAATGCCGAGGAAACGTTCGAAGAACAACAGAACCATCGTGATACCTACAACCGGTGTTGCGAGTACCTGCACGATGCTCACGGCGTACATGCTCCAGGTGAAGAGCGATAGGCGGTCCCAGGTCAGGCCCGGTGCGCGCATTTTATGGATGGTAACGATGAAGTTGATCCCGGTAAAGATCGAAGCAAATCCCGCCACAAACACAGCGGAAGTGAGGAAGAGCACCGATCCATCCCCCTGGCTGGAATAAGGGGTGTAAAAGGTCCATCCGGTATCTACATTACCTACGATCAGGCCGCAAAGCACAAGTGCCCCGCCGGCAAGGTACACATAGTAACTGGCGAGGTTGAGTCTCGGAAACGCAACGTCAGCAGCACCCAGGTGCATCGGTAACGCAAAGTTACCCAGAACAGCTGGAATCGATGGCACAAGGAACAGGAATACCATCACAATACCGTGCATGGTAAATACCTGGTTGTATGTATCAGCCTCCATGATGGTCGGGCCCTTGGTAAGTAGCTCGATACGTACCAGGAGCGCGAGGGTACCACCAATCAGAAACATGATGGCCAGCGTTACACCGTACATCAAGCCAATACGCTTGTGATCAACGGTGGAAAGCCAGGACCAAATGGTTTTGTCGTGATTCAGGTAATGCTTCATCGCGCGTGGCGCGGCAACATTGCCTGTATCTGTCGCTGTCGTCTGACTCATTGTTCTATCTTTCTATATAAGAATGTCGCGTTTACTGCTGCGCCTTGATGTAAGCGATCAATCCGGAAAGCTCCCGTTCGCTCAGTGTGCCATAAATGGCCGGCATCTGATTCTGATACCCCTCTACAATGCGTGAACCCGGATTGACGATGGAGTCGCGGAGGTAGTTGTCGTCCGCTTCGGCAGTTGTACCATCACCAAAATTTCGTTGTGAGCCATACAAGCCCTGGAAGGTCGGTCCGACCATTTCAGAACCATCGAGCGAGTGGCAACCGAGGCAACCGCGCTGCTGATACAGCAACTCACCCAGTTCTGGCAACGGCATGTCATCAGACATCCCTCCTCTCGAGTCTACCCACTCGTTGAATTCATCCTGTGGCATCACGACCACTTTGGCGAGCATGCCGGAGTGGTCCGTCCCACAATATTCCGTACAGAAAAGGTCGTATTCCCCTGCTTTGGTGGCTTCAAACCAGACAGAAGTATAGCGATTCGGAATTACATCGTGCTTGACGCGGAAAGCCGGCACAAAAAGGCTGTGGAGTACATCAGCGCTGCTCATCACGAGGCGAACAGGGCGATCAGCCGGCACGTGCAGGTTACCACCAACCACAAAGCCGTTGTTATACTCAAATTCCCAGTTCCACTTTGCAGCACGAACAGTAATTTCGTAAGCACCCGGAGGTGCGATGCTCATACGCAGAAATGACTGGAAGCCCCATGTGAATACAACCATACATAAAATGGTTGGCACAACGATCCAGGTTAACTCCAGAATCTTGCTTTCGTGGACGCGTTCTGTGCGCTCGTTTGCGTGCTTGCGGCGATACTTGATCACGAAGTACACCATTGCGACGATAACAGCCACAAAGATGGCAATACTCACGTAGTACGTGAAGTAAAACAAGCTGTCAATCTCACCAGCCATGGTAGAAGCGTCTACCGGCAGCCAGAGGGTTCCTTTATCTTCCATAATGTTATGTTAAGTGGGCAGCCCAACATCAGGCTCGCCATTTTGACCTTCATTTCGCCAAAGTCCATACAAGGCAACACCGAGAACCAACACGGTCAGGGCGCCACCCAATTTCATCAAGTTTGTAGCATGTGCCACATAAGCACTTGCTTCTTTGTCATACTGTAAGCAAAACAGAATAAAAAAATCTTTAGGGGTACCTATTTTGCCCCCGGAAGCCTCAACAAGGCTGAGCCGAAGGTCGCGGGCGCTAAATGAGACACCCTGCATGTAGCGTGAAATCTGTCCATCAGGTGTCAGGAATGTGAGAATCGGCGGGTGAACATACTGCTGAATTTCTTCAACGTAGCTATACTTGAAGCCGATTGCGTCCGCTAATTGCTGAATCTCCGATTCGTTCCCTGTCAGAAAATGCCAACCTGAAACGTCTGATTTGCCCAGCTTCTCCAGGTACTGCGTTTTTTTCTCCCTGGCCGTCTCCGGCGTATCTTCTGGCGCAATACTGATGGTCAGTACATCAAACTCCTGGCCGGCAGTCCATTCCATTTCAGCCATTGCGGCAGTCATCGCATCAAGCACCACATTGCACATCATGGGGCAACTGTGGTACACCATAGCGAGTAGCACCGGCTTTTCGCCGTTGACCACAGCTCCGAGCGGAGTGGGTTCGCCGCGTTCGTTGTTGAATACGAGATCGAGGGGGATATACGCGCCGTTTTTCTGATCGAGTCCGGCACCGTCATATACGGGATCAAGCGTACGGGTCTCTTGTGCCAGTAAGGTCGTGACGCAACAAAACAATCCGGCCACGCACCAAACAATCAGCCTTGATATGTGCGCTTTGCACGGACCCATGTGTCACCTAATTGTCTTTGGCCTGCAAAACCAGTTCGTTGGTGTAATTACCGGCTTCCTGGTTTGCATACGCTTCATTCACCATCAAGTCGATAGCCTGATCGATTGGAATCTGGAATACGCCAGCCTCTGCATCAACCACACCATACTGGGTTAAGGCAGCTGCAGCGGCGGCCTCTACATCCCTCAATTCAGGGTATTCACTCGCTGAACTGCTATTTGCCAGCGTTTCCTGGCTTGTCATTTTCGTAAGTGTAAATCCTGTGATTACCAGACCTGTGACAATCACAACAGTTACAACAACAATTGCCAAAACAAGCGGCACGCTGATCGACTCTTTCTCTACGCCAACGAGGCCATGATGTAAATCATCGCTCTCGGCGCCTGCAAAAGCTTCAGCACCACCGGGTGCATCCACCATCAAGGCAGCCTGGTCCTGCGGATCTATGTCTTTGGATTCAGACATAATTTTTTTCTTTAATGATCGGGTTTATTAACGCTAACTTTAGGTACAAAGGATAACAAACCCATGTTGAGGTACGCTCCTTTTTTAGCTTAGATCGTCGCGTGTAGTCAAGCCTTTATGAATGCTACCACGAAAAACGGGTAAAAACGGCTTCACATTTCTAAAATCTAATTTGCCGCCGTCCCTTTGCTTTGTGTCCATTTCAATCGTGAAATAAGCACGCGACAAAATAAGAAGCACCGGAAAAACTTGCTGGATCAGGTGCTGTGAAATCTCAGCGACTGTCCCAGATACGGATCGTTCTGTGGCACAAGACTATGCCGGCTCAAACGATACATCATGGTGCCAAACAAAATGGCAAACAAACCAATAAAGGTAGTAAAGTCCATCCAGTGAAATCCTGCGTGACCGTTGAGTTCCAAATCAAGCACAGGCATTACAAGCCAGTGCAAATCAAACCAGTGCATGATCAGAATGTACACCGCCATAAACGTTAGTAGTGGCAGAATACGTTTGGTCCATCGGGGTAACAACACGATAAACGGGATAATGAAGTGCATCACGAGGAGCACTGCACTGTGGTACTGCCAGCCGTGTTCGAGGCGATGGCGATACCAGATCGTTTCTTCAGGAATGTTACCATACCAGTAAAGCATGTACTGGCTAAATGCGATGTACGCCCAGAAAACGACAAAGCCGAACATAAACTTGCCCAGATCCTGAAAGTGCTCTACGGTTACAACACCTTGTAGCATACCACCCGTTCGCTGGAGCATTGAAAGGACCAGGATCATCATTGCCAGAGCGCTCAAAAAGGAGCCGGCAAAGATATAAACGCCGAAGATTGTCGAGAACCAGTGCGGATCAACCGACATAATCAGGTCAAAACCGGCAAAAGAAATGGTAAGCGCGAACAGTAAGAGGCCAATGGCGCTGACTTTGCGGAATTTTGCCGGCATATCTGCGGTTGGCTCAAGATCCTGTCGAACCGACAACGAATACAGGCGATACGAAATAAGTGTCCAGGCTAGAAAGTAGAATACAACGCGGCCAATAAAGAAAGGTGTATTCAAATACGGTGCTTTCCCGGCAACCAGTGCATCATATTTCGGACTCGCAGGATCGAACAGTTCGGCATGCGTCCAGTGATACAGATCATGCATCCCCAGCAAAATTGGAATAGCAAGCACTGCCAACAAAGGAAATGCCCAAATCAGGGCTTCTGGTACGCGTCGCACAACAGCGCTCCACCGTGCTTTGGTCAGGTGCTGTACCAACACAAAAAACAGCGAACCCAGCGTAATGGTGAGGCAAAACGCCCAACCTACCAGGTAAGAGAAGTAAAACTGTTTTGGATCAGACGCTGCGCCTACACCGGCAACGACCATTAAGAGCGCCCCGATGACAAGCGGCACCGCCCACCAGGCTACACCGCCTGAAAAACGATACTTTTCAGATGCGCCATCCCGGGTAGGTTTGTACGGATCACCCAGGAAAAACAGCAAGGAATTAGATTTTATTTCAGCCATGAATCAACTCGTTCAGAAATCCACGCAGTGTCAGATTGGCACTGTTAGTTTTAGGCAGTTTAATTTATTGTGATGCCGCGCTCCTGTTCGATGCGCTGCAGTTCGCTCTGAGGCAGATCAGATCCGGCAGCATTCTGGCTGCGCTGCAACGCCCGGATGTAGGCCACAATGGCCCAACGATCTGCGACAGGAATCTGTGTGGCATACCCGGACATGGTTCCTGTTGGGGTACCATGGGATATGACA
Protein-coding sequences here:
- the ctaD gene encoding cytochrome c oxidase subunit I — translated: MSQTTATDTGNVAAPRAMKHYLNHDKTIWSWLSTVDHKRIGLMYGVTLAIMFLIGGTLALLVRIELLTKGPTIMEADTYNQVFTMHGIVMVFLFLVPSIPAVLGNFALPMHLGAADVAFPRLNLASYYVYLAGGALVLCGLIVGNVDTGWTFYTPYSSQGDGSVLFLTSAVFVAGFASIFTGINFIVTIHKMRAPGLTWDRLSLFTWSMYAVSIVQVLATPVVGITMVLLFFERFLGIGIFDPALGGDPILYQHFFWFYSHPAVYIMILPAFGVVSELIAPFVRQPINGYKFVALSSVAIAFLGFLVWGHHMFVSGQSAVSSIVFSLITYLIGIPTGVKVCNWVVTMYKGSIWLQTPFLYALSFLFLFTIGGLTGIMLGVLAIDIHLHDTYFVVSHFHYVMMGGTVIAAIGALHYWWPKMTGKMFSETWGKVSCLLVFLGFNLTFLPQFVLGSRGMPRRYAQYVAEFQELHQMSSYGAFLLGFGLFVALGVFIHSMMAGKKAPPNPWGGATLEWQCTSPPPYYNFLEPPTVNDPYNYKPLVYRDGDRGWEYVHPEAPEVPQSEPEPAQS
- a CDS encoding SCO family protein — translated: MAGLFCCVTTLLAQETRTLDPVYDGAGLDQKNGAYIPLDLVFNNERGEPTPLGAVVNGEKPVLLAMVYHSCPMMCNVVLDAMTAAMAEMEWTAGQEFDVLTISIAPEDTPETAREKKTQYLEKLGKSDVSGWHFLTGNESEIQQLADAIGFKYSYVEEIQQYVHPPILTFLTPDGQISRYMQGVSFSARDLRLSLVEASGGKIGTPKDFFILFCLQYDKEASAYVAHATNLMKLGGALTVLVLGVALYGLWRNEGQNGEPDVGLPT
- the coxB gene encoding cytochrome c oxidase subunit II, translating into MEDKGTLWLPVDASTMAGEIDSLFYFTYYVSIAIFVAVIVAMVYFVIKYRRKHANERTERVHESKILELTWIVVPTILCMVVFTWGFQSFLRMSIAPPGAYEITVRAAKWNWEFEYNNGFVVGGNLHVPADRPVRLVMSSADVLHSLFVPAFRVKHDVIPNRYTSVWFEATKAGEYDLFCTEYCGTDHSGMLAKVVVMPQDEFNEWVDSRGGMSDDMPLPELGELLYQQRGCLGCHSLDGSEMVGPTFQGLYGSQRNFGDGTTAEADDNYLRDSIVNPGSRIVEGYQNQMPAIYGTLSERELSGLIAYIKAQQ